A region of Parvularculales bacterium DNA encodes the following proteins:
- a CDS encoding sterol desaturase family protein, translating into MPESKSSTASREWHYHPDFPIDNNPLFSWPIRWKDAAVYYRDGWLTISESTLFIIMAIAALYYASPSLTVTATLTADWAAVIYLRNLGTMILVAGVLHYYFYKKRIQQTELKYVEPFLHRNSDRFLFNNQLYDNMFYTLVSGVAVWSAYEILMFWAMGNGYINVISFGEMPVWSVLALPLISLWISFHFYVFHRILHIKPLYKHFHSLHHRNVNIGPFTGISMHPVEHVLYFSSILIHFAVPTHPMHIIFHLYMLALSAVFGHTGFDALLIKNKRRLEIGHFHHQLHHRYFECNYGSIDLPWDKFFGTFHDGTPEARTRMKKRIYQD; encoded by the coding sequence CCGCTTTTTTCCTGGCCGATCAGGTGGAAGGATGCGGCGGTCTATTATCGTGACGGCTGGCTGACCATATCAGAGTCCACTCTCTTCATCATCATGGCTATTGCCGCCCTTTATTACGCCAGCCCATCACTCACCGTAACGGCAACCCTCACTGCGGACTGGGCGGCCGTTATCTATCTGCGCAACCTCGGCACCATGATCCTGGTTGCCGGCGTGCTGCATTACTATTTCTATAAAAAGCGCATACAGCAGACAGAACTCAAATATGTGGAACCGTTCCTGCACCGGAATAGCGACCGGTTCCTGTTTAACAACCAGCTATACGACAATATGTTCTACACGCTGGTCAGCGGTGTTGCGGTCTGGTCAGCTTATGAGATCCTGATGTTCTGGGCCATGGGCAATGGATATATCAATGTCATCAGCTTCGGTGAGATGCCCGTCTGGTCTGTTCTGGCCCTGCCGCTGATCTCACTCTGGATCTCGTTCCACTTCTATGTGTTTCATCGCATTCTGCACATTAAGCCGCTCTATAAGCACTTTCACAGCCTGCATCATCGCAACGTGAATATAGGACCGTTTACCGGCATTTCCATGCACCCTGTTGAGCATGTTTTATATTTCTCATCAATCCTTATCCATTTTGCCGTTCCGACGCATCCGATGCATATCATCTTCCATCTCTATATGCTGGCACTGTCTGCCGTGTTCGGCCATACGGGCTTTGATGCCCTGCTAATCAAAAACAAACGCCGGCTTGAAATAGGACATTTTCACCATCAGCTCCATCACCGTTATTTTGAATGCAATTATGGTTCGATTGACTTACCGTGGGATAAGTTTTTCGGGACGTTCCATGATGGCACCCCCGAAGCGCGCACAAGGATGAAAAAACGAATCTATCAGGACTGA